The following are encoded in a window of Novosphingobium sp. ZN18A2 genomic DNA:
- the rplO gene encoding 50S ribosomal protein L15 codes for MKLNDIRDNSGARKGRMRIGRGIGSGKGKTGGRGQKGAKARSGVSIAGFEGGQMPLHMRLPKRGFNNIFAKDYAEVNLGMVQKFIDAGKIDAKAVIDHDALKAAGLARGGKDGVRLLGKGAFTAKASFKVAGASKGALAAVEKAGGSVEVTAAKAEAAAE; via the coding sequence ATGAAACTCAACGACATCCGTGACAACTCCGGTGCCCGCAAGGGCCGTATGCGCATCGGGCGCGGCATCGGTTCGGGCAAGGGCAAGACCGGCGGACGCGGCCAGAAGGGCGCCAAGGCGCGTTCGGGCGTTTCGATCGCCGGATTCGAAGGCGGCCAGATGCCGCTTCACATGCGCCTGCCGAAGCGCGGCTTCAACAACATCTTCGCCAAGGACTATGCCGAAGTGAACCTGGGCATGGTCCAGAAGTTCATCGACGCGGGCAAGATCGACGCGAAGGCGGTTATCGATCACGACGCGCTGAAGGCTGCCGGCCTGGCGCGCGGTGGCAAGGATGGCGTCCGCCTGCTGGGCAAGGGCGCGTTCACCGCTAAGGCTTCGTTCAAGGTCGCCGGTGCCAGCAAGGGCGCCCTTGCGGCGGTCGAAAAGGCCGGCGGTTCGGTTGAAGTGACCGCCGCCAAGGCGGAAGCGGCTGCGGAATAA